A segment of the Desulfuromonadales bacterium genome:
CATCCCCACCCACCGCTTCGCAGGCGGCGATCATCAGCACCGGACGGATGCGCTTGCCGCCGGCGAAGACCGAATAGCGCATGGCCTTGTGCAGCGCGACGGGAAGGGTGTCTTCGGCCGGCAGGTAGCTATCCAGCGCCCGGTCGACGCGGGTAAGACACTCTTTTAGGTAATTCTTCAGGTCCATGCGGTCTCCAGGCACGGGCTTGCTACTGCTGGTTGAAGTCCTCTAAGGTCAGCCCGCCATCGCGGTCCTTGAGCAGAAGCTCGACCTTCAACTCCACCTCCTTGAGCAGTTTCCGGCAGCGGGCGGCGCTTTTCACCCCCAGCTCGAAACTCTCGAGCGACTCCTCCAGGGTCAGATCGCCGCTCTCCAGCCGCTCTACCACTTCTTCAAGGGCGTGCAGGGACGTCTCGAACGATTCCTTGCTTTTTTTCTTCTCCGCCATGTCTCTCTCTGCTCTGAAGGGGGTTTATTATTGCAACAGCCCGAATGGGAGTCAACGCTTTTCCCTGCCCAACAACTCGGTCAGGGCCAGCGGATCGACCCGGTCGCCG
Coding sequences within it:
- the xseB gene encoding exodeoxyribonuclease VII small subunit, producing MAEKKKSKESFETSLHALEEVVERLESGDLTLEESLESFELGVKSAARCRKLLKEVELKVELLLKDRDGGLTLEDFNQQ